One genomic window of Trichlorobacter lovleyi includes the following:
- a CDS encoding response regulator codes for MTKQLGDILVDTELISRKTLERALERQKATAKRLGQVLEEMGVITEAELMEALVSQHSPFADINQKKQLGDILVKAKLISERTLERALERQHAEGKKLGEVLEEMGVITELELVEALGRQFGFKTIADFSNRTYPAETINLLPTEFVMKRLVFPLKHKDMMLAVAITDPFDGETTDMIARITGLQVVPVIATRKEILEAIARHYLNAPVNPDAGNTILVVEDSPTVATVVQAALVKEGYNVIICKDGIEALKTTLTHRPQLVITDAQMPKLDGHGLLRAIKANPITASIPVIMLTGRASTDEEQKALDSGFFDFIPKPVQPLRVVSRVKRALELSKKLKN; via the coding sequence ATGACAAAGCAGCTGGGCGACATACTGGTTGATACCGAGCTGATCAGCAGAAAGACGCTGGAACGGGCGTTGGAACGGCAAAAGGCAACCGCCAAGCGCCTGGGACAGGTCCTGGAAGAGATGGGGGTTATTACCGAGGCAGAGCTGATGGAGGCACTGGTCAGCCAGCACAGCCCCTTTGCCGACATCAACCAGAAAAAGCAGCTGGGCGACATACTGGTAAAGGCCAAGCTGATCAGCGAAAGGACCCTGGAACGGGCGCTGGAACGGCAGCATGCCGAAGGGAAAAAACTGGGTGAAGTGCTGGAAGAGATGGGGGTCATCACCGAGCTTGAGCTGGTAGAGGCGCTGGGACGCCAGTTTGGCTTCAAGACCATTGCTGACTTCAGTAACCGCACCTATCCGGCCGAGACGATCAACCTGCTGCCCACCGAGTTTGTCATGAAACGGCTCGTGTTTCCGTTGAAACACAAGGATATGATGCTGGCAGTGGCCATAACCGACCCCTTTGACGGCGAGACCACCGACATGATTGCCCGTATCACCGGACTGCAGGTAGTGCCGGTAATCGCGACCCGCAAGGAGATCCTGGAGGCAATCGCCCGGCACTATCTGAATGCACCGGTTAACCCGGATGCCGGTAACACGATTCTGGTGGTGGAGGATTCTCCTACGGTTGCCACCGTTGTGCAGGCAGCCCTGGTAAAGGAAGGCTACAACGTCATTATCTGCAAAGACGGTATTGAGGCGCTCAAGACCACGCTGACCCACCGTCCTCAACTGGTAATTACCGATGCCCAGATGCCCAAACTGGATGGGCATGGCCTGCTGCGGGCCATCAAGGCCAATCCGATTACCGCATCGATTCCGGTGATCATGCTGACCGGCCGCGCCTCCACCGATGAAGAGCAGAAGGCGCTTGATTCCGGATTTTTTGACTTCATTCCCAAACCGGTCCAGCCGCTGCGGGTGGTGTCACGGGTCAAGCGGGCCCTGGAACTGTCAAAGAAGCTGAAAAATTAA